The following are from one region of the Nicotiana tomentosiformis chromosome 7, ASM39032v3, whole genome shotgun sequence genome:
- the LOC104086126 gene encoding uncharacterized protein translates to MILPVFKLGALALKSFCKPIGRRIKKEAGYHPRFRNFIINIAQANHRFSTKLQRRIYGHATDVAIRPLNEEKAVQAAADLLGELFVFSVAGAAVIFEVQRSSRSEARKEELRKQELEAMKQRDEELSREIEFLKNRVIELERHAKTRGLSSIFSIGNAESTKDKVKAG, encoded by the exons ATGATACTACCAGTGTTTAAGCTAGGGGCACTTGCCCTCAAATCTTTCTGCAAACCCATCGGCCGTCGCATTAAGAAAGAGGCTGGCTATCACCCTAGGTTCCGAAATTTCATCATCAACATTGCCCAG GCAAACCATAGATTCTCAACGAAATTGCAAAGACGTATATATGGTCATGCAACTGATGTTGCAATTCGCCCTCTAAATGAAGAAAAGGCAGTTCAAGCTGCTGCTGATCTTCTAGGTGAACTCTTTGTGTTCTCG GTGGCTGGAGCTGCTGTTATCTTCGAGGTGCAAAGAAGTTCCAGATCTGAAGCTAGAAAGGAGGAACTTCGAAAGCAGGAACTAGAG GCAATGAAGCAGCGAGACGAAGAGCTGAGTAGAGAGATTGAGTTTCTTAAGAACAGAGTTATTGAACTGGAGCGACATGCCAAAACACGAGGATTGAGTAGTATCTTTAGCATCGGGAATGCAGAAAGTACTAAAGATAAAGTAAAAGCTGGTTGA
- the LOC104086127 gene encoding ras-related protein RABA1f, whose translation MGAYRADDDYDYLFKVVLIGDSGVGKSNLLSRFSRNEFSLESKSTIGVEFATRSIRVEDKVVKAQIWDTAGQERYRAITSAYYRGAVGALLVYDVTRHVTFENVERWLKELRDHTDSNIVIMLVGNKADLRHLRAVSTEDAKAFAEKESIFFMETSALESMNVENAFTEVLTQIHRVVSRKALEAGDDPAALPKGQTINVGNKDDVSAVKKVGCCST comes from the exons ATGGGGGCATACAGAGCAGACGACGATTATGATTACTTGTTCAAGGTAGTTCTAATCGGTGATTCCGGTGTTGGAAAATCGAACCTGCTGTCAAGATTTAGTCGCAATGAGTTCAGCCTGGAGTCAAAGTCCACCATCGGCGTTGAGTTCGCCACTCGTAGCATCCGCGTCGAGGATAAGGTCGTTAAGGCTCAGATTTGGGACACCGCCGGCCAGGAACG ATATCGTGCAATCACAAGTGCCTACTATCGAGGAGCTGTTGGTGCATTGCTGGTTTATGACGTCACTCGTCATGTGACTTTCGAGAACGTGGAGAGGTGGTTAAAGGAGCTCAGAGATCATACTGACTCCAACATTGTCATAATGCTTGTGGGGAATAAGGCAGATTTGCGTCACCTACGGGCTGTTTCCACCGAGGATGCCAAAGCATTTGCTGAGAAGGAGAGTATTTTTTTCATGGAAACATCTGCTCTGGAGTCCATGAACGTGGAAAATGCCTTCACAGAAGTGCTCACTCAAATACACCGTGTCGTGAGCAGGAAAGCTCTTGAAGCAGGAGATGACCCGGCAGCATTGCCCAAGGGGCAGACTATTAATGTCGGAAATAAGGATGATGTTTCAGCAGTAAAGAAAGTTGGGTGCTGTTCTACTTGA